From a region of the Desulfobulbaceae bacterium DB1 genome:
- a CDS encoding sulfatase, with the protein MLTSLFSFRKSRFSSIFLISFVALTCFAMLRLALLLKEWTIIEHTLASFAYIFGMGLVYDIAFLSYCLIPIIILFLIVPDKWFHSRIFSMCGHALIAATFFILLFGVVAEWLFWDEFGVRFNFIAVDYLVYRREVADNISQSYPLPTILTGILFLSALLFLSLRKKLQQVMTFSEIFHQRLAKAGILLLLPGLAFLVLDQSQRNLSTNNYTNELASNGAYQLFAAFRNNALDYRTFYALGDDRELSDRLKTEIDETGTTFTENELYNITRRIEPKQPEQKLNVILVSIESLSAEYLTRFGSKENISPFLDSWFKEGMLFTNFYATGTRTVRGLESITLSLPPTPGGSVVKQPDNGRMFSLGKVFTDHGYDAAFLYGGRGYFDNMNSFFSGNGYRIVDQTDLKKDEITFENAWGVADEDLYERTLREADKDHAAGQPFFFHVMTTSNHRPYTYPEGKIDIPSGTGREGAVKYTDYALARLVEGAKTRPWFADTVFVLVADHCAGSAGKVGLPVDKYHIPFFLYSPGHVDPGEINTLAGQIDLAPTLLSLLNFSYQSFFFGKDILAPDFQPRALIGNYQKLGLLKDNELVILSPRREIEVVTNAGGTPVIKKVDTSYPLVHDVMSFYQGADYVLRNRLNRWRKDERKVKVNHL; encoded by the coding sequence ATGTTAACTTCTTTATTTAGTTTCCGGAAAAGCCGTTTTTCCTCGATTTTTCTGATTTCTTTTGTCGCCCTGACATGCTTTGCCATGCTGCGCCTCGCGCTGCTGCTGAAGGAATGGACAATAATCGAACACACCTTGGCAAGCTTTGCCTATATATTCGGCATGGGCCTCGTCTACGACATCGCCTTTCTTTCCTATTGCCTCATCCCCATCATCATTCTTTTTCTCATTGTGCCGGATAAATGGTTTCACAGTCGTATTTTTTCGATGTGCGGTCATGCCCTGATCGCGGCAACATTTTTCATTCTGCTCTTCGGTGTTGTCGCCGAATGGCTCTTCTGGGATGAATTCGGCGTCCGTTTTAATTTCATAGCGGTCGATTATCTGGTTTATCGCCGTGAGGTTGCCGACAATATCAGCCAATCATATCCCCTGCCGACAATCCTGACAGGAATACTTTTTCTTTCCGCCCTCCTGTTTCTATCCCTTCGGAAAAAGTTGCAGCAGGTCATGACTTTTTCGGAAATTTTCCATCAACGACTGGCAAAAGCAGGGATTCTTCTCCTGCTTCCCGGCCTGGCCTTTTTGGTTCTGGATCAGTCACAGCGGAATCTCTCCACCAACAACTACACCAATGAGCTTGCCTCAAACGGAGCTTATCAATTATTTGCCGCATTTCGCAACAACGCCTTGGATTACCGTACATTTTACGCCCTGGGTGATGACCGGGAACTATCGGACAGATTGAAAACCGAGATCGATGAAACAGGCACCACGTTCACGGAAAACGAGCTTTACAACATCACTCGCCGGATTGAACCAAAGCAGCCGGAACAAAAACTGAATGTCATCCTGGTTTCGATAGAAAGCCTCAGCGCCGAATATCTGACCCGCTTCGGCAGCAAGGAGAACATCTCTCCCTTCCTGGATAGCTGGTTCAAGGAAGGGATGCTTTTCACCAATTTTTATGCAACCGGCACACGAACCGTCAGAGGGCTTGAGTCGATCACCCTTTCCCTGCCTCCCACCCCTGGAGGATCCGTGGTGAAGCAGCCGGACAACGGCCGGATGTTCAGTTTGGGCAAGGTGTTTACCGACCACGGTTATGATGCTGCTTTCCTTTATGGCGGCCGCGGCTATTTTGACAACATGAATTCCTTCTTTTCAGGAAACGGCTACCGGATAGTTGACCAGACCGACCTGAAAAAAGATGAAATCACCTTTGAAAACGCCTGGGGTGTCGCGGATGAGGATCTCTACGAAAGGACGCTCAGGGAGGCGGATAAAGATCATGCCGCCGGCCAACCCTTTTTCTTCCACGTCATGACCACCAGCAATCACCGGCCCTACACCTATCCTGAAGGGAAAATCGACATCCCTTCCGGTACAGGAAGGGAGGGGGCGGTAAAATATACCGATTACGCCCTGGCCAGACTTGTGGAAGGGGCAAAAACACGGCCCTGGTTTGCCGATACCGTCTTCGTTCTTGTGGCGGACCACTGCGCCGGCAGCGCCGGCAAGGTCGGACTGCCCGTCGACAAATATCACATTCCTTTCTTTCTCTACTCCCCCGGCCATGTCGATCCCGGAGAAATCAACACCCTGGCCGGCCAGATCGACCTTGCCCCCACCCTGCTGTCACTGCTCAACTTCTCCTACCAGAGCTTTTTTTTCGGCAAGGACATCCTGGCGCCTGACTTTCAACCACGGGCCCTGATAGGCAATTACCAGAAACTCGGCTTGCTGAAGGATAACGAGCTGGTGATTCTCTCCCCGCGCCGGGAGATAGAGGTCGTCACCAATGCGGGCGGCACCCCTGTTATCAAAAAGGTTGACACATCATACCCATTGGTGCATGACGTGATGTCCTTTTACCAGGGCGCCGATTATGTCCTGCGGAACAGATTAAACAGATGGCGGAAAGATGAAAGAAAGGTTAAAGTGAACCACCTATGA
- a CDS encoding type I glyceraldehyde-3-phosphate dehydrogenase, with protein MAHHVAINGYGRIGRAILRAYYRSNLRDKIRIKAINDISPIEQIAYLTKYDTTYGRFPEAVTHGEHQLQINGDVIPVTGFREISKLRWADHGIDIVLECSGCHAKRASLQSHIDRGAEKVVLSCPGGDDLDATIVYGVNDHLLTNDHKIISNASCTTNCIVPVIKVLDDAFGIDHGMITTIHSMMNDQPVIDAYHQCHDLRRTRSGVQSMVPVATELARGVGRILPHLAGRFQSASMRVPTTNVSVIDLTVGVLRGVDSHAVNEAFKDGASGSLQGVLGYTEEPLVSCDFNQDSRSAVIDGSQTRVSGSRMVRVLAWFDNEWGYANRMLDTTLKFLNV; from the coding sequence ATGGCTCATCATGTTGCAATTAACGGATATGGCAGGATCGGCAGGGCTATCCTCCGGGCCTATTATCGATCGAATTTGCGGGATAAGATTCGGATTAAGGCAATCAACGACATTTCTCCCATCGAACAGATTGCGTATCTGACAAAATACGATACCACCTATGGTCGTTTTCCCGAGGCGGTAACTCATGGGGAGCATCAGTTGCAGATCAATGGCGACGTCATTCCCGTCACCGGCTTTCGGGAGATTTCCAAGCTGCGCTGGGCGGACCATGGCATTGATATCGTTCTGGAATGTTCGGGTTGCCATGCGAAGCGTGCTTCCCTGCAATCACACATTGACCGGGGAGCAGAAAAGGTTGTTCTTTCCTGTCCCGGTGGGGATGATCTCGATGCAACCATTGTCTACGGCGTCAATGATCATCTGCTGACAAACGATCATAAAATCATTTCCAATGCCTCATGCACGACAAACTGTATCGTGCCGGTCATCAAGGTGCTTGATGATGCGTTCGGTATTGATCACGGCATGATCACGACGATTCATTCCATGATGAATGATCAGCCGGTCATAGATGCCTATCACCAGTGCCATGACCTTCGGCGCACACGCAGCGGGGTGCAGTCGATGGTTCCTGTGGCGACGGAGCTTGCCAGGGGGGTGGGCCGCATTCTGCCCCATCTTGCCGGTCGGTTTCAGTCGGCATCGATGCGTGTGCCGACCACCAATGTTTCGGTCATCGACTTGACGGTGGGTGTTTTGCGGGGCGTCGACAGCCATGCGGTAAACGAAGCCTTCAAGGATGGGGCATCCGGTTCCCTGCAGGGTGTTTTGGGGTATACCGAGGAGCCGCTGGTTTCCTGTGATTTCAACCAGGACAGTCGTTCCGCCGTCATTGACGGCAGCCAGACCCGGGTGAGCGGATCCCGTATGGTGCGAGTGCTTGCCTGGTTTGACAATGAATGGGGATATGCCAATCGCATGCTGGATACAACGTTGAAATTTCTGAACGTGTAA
- a CDS encoding DNA polymerase III subunit epsilon, with amino-acid sequence MGFWPFADKKSKKHHPVFKRNHQWFTDIDQDQPLECYNFVVFDTELTGLSRKDEIVSIGGVHVRDLKIIAGETFHSYVRPHTKKDATDSTLVHRITPQQLTDAPFLREILPQFIEFCGPSLLVGHYVSLDVGFLNQAAKKIFGDTIKNPCLDTMRLAQVYTETCWENYHDQFNLQVSFNLTDLSNDYGLPVFHHHDALQDALQTAYLFIYLAKKLKSAGLITLKDLFNAGQSWKRIF; translated from the coding sequence ATGGGATTCTGGCCCTTTGCCGATAAAAAATCAAAAAAACACCATCCTGTTTTCAAGCGGAATCATCAATGGTTCACGGACATTGACCAGGATCAGCCGTTGGAATGCTACAATTTCGTGGTGTTTGACACGGAACTGACCGGACTTAGCCGCAAGGACGAAATTGTTTCCATCGGCGGGGTCCATGTGCGTGATCTGAAAATCATTGCCGGCGAAACATTCCATTCCTACGTCAGACCGCATACAAAAAAAGATGCCACGGACAGCACCCTGGTGCATCGGATAACCCCGCAACAGCTTACCGATGCACCGTTTTTGCGGGAGATCCTGCCCCAGTTCATCGAATTCTGCGGCCCCTCCCTGCTGGTCGGGCATTATGTCAGCCTTGATGTGGGCTTTCTCAATCAGGCGGCCAAAAAAATTTTCGGCGACACCATCAAAAATCCCTGCCTCGACACCATGCGTCTTGCCCAGGTCTACACGGAAACCTGCTGGGAGAATTACCATGATCAGTTCAACCTGCAGGTTTCCTTCAATCTGACCGACCTCAGCAACGATTACGGACTCCCGGTCTTTCACCATCATGATGCGTTGCAGGACGCCCTGCAGACAGCCTATCTCTTTATTTATCTTGCAAAAAAATTAAAAAGCGCGGGGCTGATCACCTTGAAGGATCTGTTCAACGCCGGACAAAGCTGGAAAAGAATTTTTTAA
- a CDS encoding acid phosphatase, protein MKKTNSTDNFLLLSLFPLILVFLGTVFEYSGLDLWWISHFYDFQSQNWLFKHHWLFDTVIHTGGQWFVKVAALAWLIAVIMTFFHQGLKPFRKILVYFLVAAAAGPLLVSFFKQLTHIYTPWDLRIFHGAQPYIRLLDPVPPGAPVGHAFPAGHSSGGFAFVSLYFLLRHHDSSYSRYGLVFGICLGLVFGLGQQARGAHFPSHDLFSLAVCWCAAAFVYFAFYPHQWRVVKKC, encoded by the coding sequence ATGAAAAAAACAAATTCCACCGACAACTTTCTTTTGCTTTCCCTCTTCCCTTTGATTCTCGTTTTTCTGGGAACCGTATTTGAATACAGCGGACTGGATCTGTGGTGGATTTCCCATTTCTATGACTTTCAAAGTCAAAACTGGTTGTTCAAGCACCACTGGCTTTTTGACACCGTCATCCATACCGGCGGACAATGGTTTGTCAAAGTCGCGGCCCTGGCATGGCTCATTGCCGTGATCATGACTTTTTTCCACCAGGGCTTGAAGCCGTTCAGGAAAATCCTTGTTTATTTCCTTGTTGCCGCAGCCGCCGGTCCCTTGCTCGTCAGTTTTTTTAAACAGCTCACCCATATCTATACACCCTGGGATCTGCGGATCTTTCATGGCGCACAGCCGTACATAAGACTCCTTGACCCTGTTCCCCCCGGCGCGCCGGTCGGCCACGCCTTTCCCGCCGGCCATTCCTCCGGCGGTTTCGCCTTTGTCAGCCTTTATTTTCTCCTGCGCCACCACGACTCATCGTACAGCAGGTATGGACTTGTTTTCGGCATATGTCTCGGACTCGTTTTCGGACTCGGCCAGCAGGCGCGAGGCGCCCATTTCCCCAGCCATGATCTGTTTTCCCTGGCTGTTTGCTGGTGCGCTGCCGCCTTCGTCTATTTTGCCTTTTATCCGCATCAATGGAGGGTAGTAAAAAAATGTTAA
- a CDS encoding IS4 family transposase gives MAHYNTILNQITAILPRHEFECLAQTHHVGQKFRSFNRWSQFLAMMIAQLSSRKSLRDLTDNLKAQANKLYHLGMRKTSRATLARVNDKQPAELYKVMFYKLLERCQQHAPKHKFKFKGKLFLLDATTIKLCLSIFPWAKFRKTKGAIKLHVGLDADGYLPSFMTMTDGKGHEVQWAKALNLPKGSCVVFDRGFTDYTWYESLMSNGIFFVTRLKSNALVQYFKNRPGRKSTGVTMDRQIQLGDIPQKLRLIAYTDPETGIEYRFVTNADHLQAKTIADLYKERWQIELFFKWIKQNLKIKTFLGTSQNSVLTQIWIALCVYLILAYLKFTAKIGISMQQILRILQLNLFERRDLLALLKPPKQKQPTIRQFLLWGNL, from the coding sequence ATGGCACATTATAACACAATTCTTAATCAAATTACTGCAATTCTTCCGAGACATGAATTTGAATGCCTTGCCCAAACACATCACGTTGGACAGAAATTCAGATCCTTTAACAGGTGGAGTCAATTTCTTGCCATGATGATTGCCCAGTTATCTTCAAGAAAAAGCCTGCGAGATTTGACAGACAATCTGAAAGCACAGGCAAACAAACTTTACCATCTCGGGATGAGAAAAACTTCACGAGCAACTTTGGCCCGTGTTAACGACAAACAGCCTGCTGAACTTTACAAAGTGATGTTTTACAAGCTCCTTGAGCGTTGCCAGCAGCATGCTCCCAAGCACAAATTCAAGTTCAAAGGCAAATTATTTCTACTTGATGCCACCACCATAAAGCTTTGCTTGTCCATTTTCCCATGGGCCAAGTTTCGTAAAACAAAGGGAGCCATAAAACTCCATGTTGGCTTAGATGCTGATGGCTACCTCCCGTCCTTCATGACTATGACAGATGGCAAAGGGCATGAAGTTCAGTGGGCGAAGGCTCTCAATCTGCCAAAGGGGTCATGCGTTGTCTTTGACCGTGGTTTTACAGACTACACCTGGTACGAATCTTTAATGAGTAATGGTATCTTTTTCGTTACCAGACTGAAAAGCAATGCCTTGGTCCAGTATTTCAAAAACCGGCCCGGCCGTAAATCTACCGGAGTTACTATGGATCGCCAAATTCAACTTGGCGATATTCCCCAAAAGCTTCGACTCATTGCCTATACAGACCCTGAAACTGGTATTGAGTATCGTTTTGTCACCAACGCAGATCATCTTCAGGCCAAAACAATTGCCGACCTCTACAAGGAGAGGTGGCAGATAGAACTTTTTTTCAAATGGATTAAGCAGAATCTGAAAATAAAAACTTTTCTAGGAACCTCTCAAAATTCTGTTCTTACTCAAATTTGGATTGCCTTATGCGTTTACCTGATCCTCGCGTACCTCAAATTCACCGCAAAAATTGGTATATCCATGCAGCAAATACTCAGGATTTTGCAGCTAAATTTATTCGAAAGGCGAGATCTCCTCGCCCTTTTAAAACCTCCAAAGCAGAAACAGCCTACGATTAGGCAGTTTCTGCTTTGGGGAAATTTATGA
- a CDS encoding methylmalonyl-CoA carboxyltransferase, whose protein sequence is MSENALEEFIRRNSKIMASEGGRLPGDRQKGVLSARERLDLLFDEGTFHEIDRFVTHRCTDFGMEKKLVEGDAVISGSGRINGRLVHAYAQDFRVMGGTFSESNTKKICKILDMAMQLGTPFIGLNDSGGSRIQEGVCGLAGVAELFLKNTLASGVIPQISAIMGPCAGGASYSPALTDFIVMVEEQSHMFVTGPEVIRAVTHEEVSKEELGGAHTHHELSGVSHLVARDDRDCILLIRELLDYLPANNLEESPVKECLDEPSRGDARLHSFIPADPRASYDVKELIRLVADQSSFFEIQQGYARNLVVGFARFNGRVAGIVANQPAHLAGALDVNASRKGARFVQFCDAFNIPLVTFVDVPGFLPGKDQEQSGIIRDGAKLLFTYCQATVPKISLITRKAYGGAYCVMSSKHIRGDYNFAYPGAEIAVMGPEGAVNIIYRRKPAGDDNEEVRREKIDEYRARFANPYVAASRGYIDEIIMPEETRPRLIMALDRMRNKIIKNPPKKHGNMPL, encoded by the coding sequence ATGAGTGAGAACGCGTTAGAGGAATTTATCCGGAGAAACAGCAAAATAATGGCCAGTGAAGGCGGGCGCCTCCCCGGCGATCGGCAAAAGGGCGTTCTTTCCGCGCGGGAAAGGCTTGATCTGCTTTTTGATGAAGGCACCTTTCATGAAATTGACCGTTTCGTCACCCATCGCTGCACGGATTTCGGCATGGAAAAAAAACTGGTTGAAGGCGATGCCGTGATCAGCGGTTCCGGCCGGATCAATGGGCGGCTGGTCCATGCCTATGCCCAGGACTTCAGGGTCATGGGCGGCACCTTTTCCGAGTCGAACACGAAAAAGATCTGCAAGATACTCGATATGGCCATGCAGCTCGGCACGCCGTTCATCGGCCTCAATGATTCGGGCGGATCACGAATACAGGAGGGCGTCTGCGGACTGGCCGGGGTGGCGGAGCTGTTTCTGAAAAACACCCTGGCATCCGGGGTTATTCCCCAGATATCGGCCATCATGGGGCCTTGCGCCGGGGGCGCAAGCTATTCTCCGGCGCTGACCGATTTCATCGTCATGGTCGAGGAGCAGAGCCATATGTTTGTCACCGGACCGGAGGTGATCCGGGCCGTCACCCACGAAGAGGTGAGCAAGGAGGAGCTGGGCGGCGCTCATACCCATCACGAATTGAGCGGGGTCAGCCATCTGGTGGCGCGTGATGACCGGGATTGCATCCTTTTGATCCGGGAGCTGCTCGACTATCTGCCTGCCAATAATCTGGAGGAAAGCCCGGTGAAGGAATGCCTCGATGAACCGAGCCGGGGCGATGCCCGTCTGCACAGTTTCATTCCGGCTGATCCCCGCGCTTCCTATGATGTGAAGGAGTTGATCAGGCTGGTTGCCGACCAGTCCTCGTTTTTTGAGATCCAGCAAGGCTATGCCCGGAATCTTGTTGTCGGGTTTGCCAGGTTCAACGGCCGGGTGGCGGGCATTGTGGCAAACCAACCGGCCCATTTGGCCGGCGCTCTTGATGTCAATGCTTCGCGGAAAGGGGCCAGGTTTGTTCAGTTCTGCGATGCCTTTAACATTCCGCTGGTCACCTTTGTCGATGTGCCGGGTTTTCTGCCGGGAAAAGATCAGGAGCAAAGCGGCATCATCCGGGACGGCGCGAAACTGCTTTTTACCTATTGCCAGGCAACGGTCCCCAAGATCAGCCTGATCACGAGAAAGGCCTATGGCGGCGCCTATTGCGTCATGTCGAGCAAGCATATCCGCGGGGATTACAATTTCGCCTACCCCGGCGCCGAGATCGCCGTCATGGGGCCTGAAGGAGCGGTCAACATTATTTACCGGCGCAAGCCGGCCGGGGATGACAACGAGGAGGTGCGCCGGGAAAAGATCGATGAATACCGGGCCCGCTTC
- a CDS encoding histidine kinase, translated as MPQKNNAHSVSPETVLEFLQNTLPFNELEKDDLARLARQCIIDFFPKNTLIFKQDVTEVTHFHVIQKGGVKIYLKDEEGEVTLKDFRGEGEYFGALPLIQNTTANLNVETVEDTFCFLFSKEAFMELLHSAPKVTNYFLRSMSEKLVRTAYKELRQHRVSTRTEGSLYLFSAQVGAIVKGEPQTIHADDTVQNAAIRMAQLHIGSLLVTDGSGNIIGIVTDKDMRTRVVAQGLDYATRIKWIMASPVQTIASHAVCFDALLQMMSNRIHHLAIEKQGKIVGVVTTHDIMVLQGTSPLYLFREILAQRRIEDLYQLSVKVPLVVRSLVEEGAKANNITRMITILNDQILDRILTLMIEKMGAPPSRFCWILMGSEGRREQTFRTDQDNALIYELPDDKNKKQAAQEYFRIFAEEIIEHLVECGYPRCPGNIMASNSNLRQTLSGWINSFNNWMRTPDPKEVLNTTIFFDFRPGYGDEKLARDLRKHLCESAPRHEIFLTHLARFCLTVRPPLSFFKNFIVEKDGEHKNRLNLKETGLVPFVDFARLMSLKYGIAESNTLGRLQLLNEQGHISTDLYSETVEAYEFLMQLRLINQLYMMEEGMSPTNYINPGDLTDIEKKTLKESFEVIRKIQASVTQQFHLREF; from the coding sequence ATGCCGCAAAAAAATAATGCCCATTCGGTTTCTCCGGAAACAGTGCTTGAATTTCTCCAGAACACCCTTCCCTTCAATGAGCTGGAAAAAGATGACCTGGCCCGGCTGGCCCGCCAGTGCATAATCGATTTTTTCCCGAAAAACACCTTGATTTTCAAGCAGGACGTAACAGAGGTAACCCATTTTCATGTCATCCAGAAGGGCGGGGTAAAAATTTACCTGAAAGATGAAGAAGGGGAAGTTACCTTGAAGGATTTTCGCGGGGAAGGAGAATATTTCGGCGCCCTGCCCCTGATTCAGAACACCACCGCCAATCTGAACGTGGAAACGGTGGAAGACACCTTCTGCTTTCTTTTCAGCAAAGAGGCGTTCATGGAGCTGCTTCATTCAGCGCCGAAAGTGACCAACTATTTCCTCCGCAGCATGAGCGAAAAGCTTGTCCGCACCGCCTACAAGGAACTGAGGCAGCATCGCGTCTCAACCCGGACCGAAGGCTCGCTGTATCTTTTCAGCGCCCAGGTGGGAGCAATCGTCAAAGGTGAGCCGCAAACCATTCATGCCGATGATACCGTGCAGAACGCCGCCATCCGCATGGCCCAGCTCCATATCGGCTCCCTGCTGGTCACGGACGGGTCCGGCAATATCATCGGCATTGTCACCGACAAGGATATGCGCACCCGGGTGGTGGCCCAGGGTCTCGATTACGCGACCAGAATCAAATGGATCATGGCCTCTCCCGTGCAGACCATAGCCTCCCATGCGGTGTGCTTTGACGCGCTGCTGCAGATGATGAGCAACCGCATCCATCATCTGGCCATTGAAAAACAGGGGAAAATCGTCGGTGTGGTGACCACCCACGACATCATGGTGCTGCAGGGCACTTCCCCTCTCTATCTGTTCCGGGAAATACTCGCGCAGCGCAGAATAGAAGACCTCTACCAGCTTTCGGTCAAAGTGCCCCTTGTGGTCCGTTCCCTGGTTGAGGAGGGGGCCAAGGCGAACAATATCACCAGGATGATCACCATTTTGAATGACCAGATCCTCGACCGCATCCTGACCCTGATGATTGAAAAAATGGGCGCGCCCCCTTCCAGGTTCTGCTGGATCCTGATGGGAAGCGAAGGCCGGCGGGAGCAGACCTTTCGCACCGACCAGGACAATGCCCTTATTTATGAATTGCCGGATGATAAAAACAAAAAACAGGCTGCACAGGAATATTTCAGAATATTTGCCGAGGAAATTATTGAGCATCTGGTAGAATGCGGCTATCCGCGTTGTCCGGGCAACATCATGGCATCCAACAGCAATCTGCGCCAGACCTTGAGCGGCTGGATCAACTCATTTAACAACTGGATGCGCACCCCTGACCCCAAGGAGGTCTTAAACACCACCATTTTCTTTGATTTCCGGCCCGGTTACGGCGACGAAAAACTGGCCCGCGACCTGCGCAAACATCTGTGCGAAAGTGCCCCCAGGCATGAAATATTTCTCACCCACCTGGCCAGATTCTGCCTCACCGTCCGGCCGCCCCTTTCCTTTTTCAAAAACTTCATCGTGGAAAAAGACGGCGAACACAAAAACAGGCTCAACCTCAAGGAAACCGGGCTGGTCCCCTTTGTCGATTTCGCCCGGCTGATGTCCCTCAAGTACGGCATCGCGGAAAGTAACACCCTCGGCCGCCTTCAACTGTTAAACGAACAGGGACATATCTCCACTGATCTCTATTCCGAAACGGTCGAGGCATACGAATTCCTCATGCAGCTGCGACTGATCAACCAGCTCTACATGATGGAAGAAGGCATGAGCCCCACCAACTATATCAATCCCGGTGATCTTACCGACATTGAAAAAAAGACCCTGAAGGAATCTTTTGAAGTGATCCGGAAAATCCAGGCAAGCGTTACCCAGCAGTTTCATTTACGGGAATTTTGA